Proteins co-encoded in one Prunus persica cultivar Lovell chromosome G6, Prunus_persica_NCBIv2, whole genome shotgun sequence genomic window:
- the LOC18775517 gene encoding protein disulfide isomerase-like 5-1 yields the protein MKTHSASLILMSALLFLLLSLTIHTGAEVITLTADTFSDKVKEKDTAWFVKFCVPWCKHCKNLGSLWEDLGKVIEGEDEIEIGEVDCSTSKPVCSKVDIHSYPTFKLFYDGEEVAKYQGPRDVESLKTFVLEEAEKAATKSQLDSDKEL from the exons ATGAAAACCCACTCTGCTTCTCTAATTTTAATGTCagctcttctctttcttcttctaagtCTAACAATTCATACCGGAGCCGAGGTTATAACCCTAACCGCTGACACCTTCTCCGATAAG GTGAAGGAGAAAGATACTGCATGGTTTGTGAAATTTTGTGTACCATGGTGTAAACATTG TAAGAATTTAGGGTCGTTGTGGGAGGACCTTGGGAAGGTAATTGAAGGCGAAGATGAAATAGAGATTGGGGAAGTTGATTGCAGCACAAGTAAACCAGTATGTTCAAAAGTTGACATTCATTCATATCCTACGTTTAAGCTATTCTATGATGGAGAAGAAGTTGCAAAATATCAGG GGCCGAGGGATGTTGAATCACTTAAGACTTTTGTCTTAGAAGAAGCTGAAAAGGCAGCTACAAAGTCACAGCTTGACAGTGATAAAGAATTGTGA